The Chiloscyllium punctatum isolate Juve2018m chromosome 27, sChiPun1.3, whole genome shotgun sequence DNA segment TTAGTAAAAAGAAAAACACAGCACCCCAGTGATGGTTCCaatgcttttaaatgttacaagatAAACTTGTTCTGCTGCAAATTGAGCTAAGATTTTCTAAATTATTTCCACTTGTGCATAACAATTTATTTTCACAGGCTATCTATTTATCATTTCAATATTTCTCTTTCTCTAGTCTCTTTGCTTGGAATAACGCAAATCCTGAAAACCAGACTGGCAGAGCTTGGATCAGGCAGAGTTCCTCACTTCTTCCCTATGACTGGGAGGATGACTGTGAGATGGTTGATTGGGTAATTGATCAGTATGTACAGGATGATCACAGCATCGCTGCATTCTACAAGGGCAAGATCATTCAAACCTTGAATGATGCTTTGGGAATCACGTCAGAGACTGCAAACTCTGAAAACCTTCCAAAAACACTCCAAAACCAATTGCTTGATACAAACATTCCAGACATCCCAAAGGTAGTCCAGCCAATCATGTGCTTTCTTTTTTGTTAAATTTAAGTTGAAATGAAAATGTTCATTCTGTCTTATTTATGTCTTCTGTAGTCGATACCATTGGTTCTGGCTTACTCCCACATATGGCAGTGTCTTTGGCAACTCAAGCGTCTTTCTTCTTGTAAGAATCTGGATGATAAAAGGTGACAGTTTGCCTACTGCCACCACTATATCAGCTGAATTCTGGAGAAGAGTCAaaactggactcgaaacatttaTCTCCCACCACAGACACTGcgggacttgctgagtttctccagcactttctgtgtttgtttctggttCTGCTCTCGTTCAATGAGAATGGATGTACAGTTTCCACCAATATTGGTGACAAATTTGGGAGAATTGTGTGAtttgtcccattttccagctgagtGTTGAAGAATGAGATGTGATTCTCACGGGAAAGTGGTGAGAGGACTCTTTACATACATTAACATATATTAACATTAATTAACAACTCATTATTTCATCACCTCTCCTCACTAATATGCAATTTCCTATTCTACCCATACTTCCAACTCCCCGCAGATAGAAACCAGATGGAGACAATTCCCTATATGAAAGTCCAAGTCGGTTCCTGGAGACTCCAGTTCACCTCTTGCCCCTCCAGACCTCCATCAAACACCACCTTCTCATGGCACACTCCATAGGTAGTGACCACAcacaccttcccccccacctccattcaccaggACCCCATGTGCCAATTCCTTTCTGCATGATACACCTGGAACAATTAGCAGGAATTGTATGGGGAAGCTGTGGATAGCTAGCACTTGACTGGGTGCCTGGCTGGACTTTAAAAATGGTGCCAGGAATCCCGGGACATCTCACCAGTGGACAGTCTTTCTGCCTGTGGTGAGTGGGACAATACAGGTGTCAAAGGAAGTAATGAGGAGAGTGTGGGAAGATAGTGTGAGCAAACTCAGTAGAACTTACAGAGAGAATCCCTCCGTGAAACTCAACAAAACTGACACTTTATCGATTTCTGGTAAAATTTAGCCCAGTATTTTTGAGGCCTTGAATATCCACAGTCTATTTGAATGTTGGCCTTTCACCTGAAGGATAAGGTTCAGCACTGGGATACTTCAAACTCACGGAACACAGTTGTCACATGTTGGACAGTCTGAAATGGAGGCTGGTATTTTCTGAATGAGTTTCTGTGTTGATAGGTGTTTTAGCTTGTGGGGCACACTCTGATTACCACAGAGGGAACCCAGTGGATCTTGAGCCTATCAGGAACCTAATTGGTTTCCTGGTTAGCTTTTCGGTGCATCACTTCCTGCAATGTTAATATCACACCTTGATGGCCAACGAGAGGCCAGCAGCCTTGGTGAGCAACAGTGTGTCCAGAGGATGAGGTGGAACAGCAACAGCAAAGTCCAGGAGCAGTGACCTTTCCAAGGGAGCGCATCATGGGTGGGAGTCATGAGGTCAGAGGGAAGCAGTGGTACAGAGGCATGAGGGTTGCTTTATATGAAAGCATCCTAATCCCAACCCCTGACCATCCCCAGACTGCTTTGTTTTACCATTCAGGGGATTGGTACTGGGAGCTGAATTCAGTCTGATGACAGCTCAGTCAGTATCACTGACTGAGCCCTGAAAGCCCTGTGGCAGGCAGGTGAACATTGCCAACCCGAACATCATTCCTCAGGTGGCAAGAAGATAGCAGGTGACAGGCCACCAATTATCacaaaccccctccctccccaccatgcCCCAGGAGAGGACAGTTCTGCCCTAAATTGTTCTGGCCTATGGGACGGGGTacaggagggggtggtgtggagtGAGTGGGATGCTGTGCCATTGAGAGTGTGCAGTAACTTTGACCAAACAGTGCACAAAAGAAATGGTGCATCCACAAAATGGAGCGTGATGCGCTTCTGTACCCAGAAAACATCAACCAATCAGGAAGTGGGCTGGTTTACTCAGGTGCAGACTTCTTTTGAAAGACAGTATGTGAAGCCAAGAGTTTTATCTGTACATAGTGCTAATTTTATTAAATAAAACAGGAATCTTCTCCAGGGGATTGAGTAGCCCAAAGCTGAGGGAGTGGACAACCCCATGAACATGGCACACAGATTCACCTATTTCTCCTTCAAACAGGGAATACTTGAAAGATGTAAAAGGTCAGGTTGCTTCTGACAACAGAGAGTCTGTTTGTTCCCAATGACCAGAGCATTAACTCGGTCTCATTCCCCACAGACACTGCTAAAACTGCTGAGTGCTTCcaccattttctgcttttattgcaGATCGCCAGCATTCATAGTATTCTGATTTTCACTTAAGTCACCTATTTGTCACTCTGGCTATAGAATGCTGGAGATTTGTTCTTTCTATAATCCAAAATTAGTAAAGTTAATTTGTCATCAGCAATACGAAATATTCTCTAGTGTCAGCCCCTCAAGAAAGCCACATTTCTATTCACACACATTTTGAGCATTTTGGCTTCAAGGTGACTGGTTCAGATAGTGCAGCCTCAAATTGGAGAATGTACTGTGTGTGACTGATGTAATATAACAAAGACTAAAGGGCATAGTTAATATGTTAGACAGCATAAGAGCTATTCCACTTATACTAAAAGCTTAGAATAATCTCAAATAAGCTTGTTTCCATAGCGACAGTGTCAGCAGATTACTAACCACACTGCTGATGGAATTGAAGCCTACTGTGGTCTATTTCATAATGTGGTTGATGAAGAGTTTCAGGACTCTTCACACGGACCTTTGAAGTCTCTGGATTAGTTGCTTTATTTACACGGTTGATATTCCTGACATCAATCCTTCACCTTCTGTTGAGCTCAGTGCTGCAATGATTTTGGTTGCTATGTGACTGTTGTTGAAATTCAGACTTCTATCATAGCTCAGAATTTTGCATTAGGCAATTTCAACTGAGATCCAACAGACTGAAGAGGAATCAATTTCCCAATGTTTCATTATTGTGCAGCTTTCAGTTCACAGAATGCCATCCTCGCGATAATTATTTTAATCAGTCacaaaaacaaatcaaatcaaatccgaAATCCAAATATGGACCATAGATCCAAGTTTCTTTGGTGAAAACACAGGCTTTTTTTTAACTGATTAATAATAAAATCAATTTAGGCATTTAATAAACGTTTAGTGCCATGTTAAGGTGTTTGATTAATTTACATTCGTTTTAGCATGTTACAAGTACACACACTTACAAAGTAGACCAGTTTACTGTGGTGTAATATTCACATTTACAGCAAAGTCGGAACAAGATTTAATATGATCATAGAGCAAATTGAATATCAACATTTTAAATGTAATTAGGATACATTAAGCCTGAACCATGATTTGTCTTAACTGAAGACTTCAGCTCGGGATTTTGCATGTTTGCCACTCCTCTACTTGGCTACATCTTGTTAATTCTTCTCTCATTGTCTTCCCTTCAGCTCTGTTCTGAGTCTGTTGTGAGTGATTGCCAACCAGCTGAAGAACTCCCAGAAATAGAATCCCTAAAACCCCTGAATTcacgccctccatctccctgcAGCAGCCCTCCTGTATTATCAGATATTGCTCTTCCACCAGTTGAACCTGATATATCCCAACCAGGTACAGTGGCAAAAAAGACAAGAGTTTTTCAGTCAATGTCCCATGTTTATGCCTTGCGGTTGTGAATATCTACAGTAATTAATTGCAATTTTTAGAATGTAAAATGTAATATACGTTAGAATAACATATAGCGAATGCCCACTCTTCAATCCGTCACacttcagaacattttgtctggTGCAAATTCCTGTGTCTAGTTTTTTAAGAAAGCTCAGGGAAATGGATACACTCTCTCAGGGGATGGAAAGCCCGAGAGCCAAGCTATCTGCAAACTCTGAATTGATTCAGTTTTTACCTGCCAGTTACTGATCTCCAACAAAAACAAATTACAGATTGTTCAATGAACCCATCCCAATGTCACTCTCATCTGAGGCTTTGGTGAGATAAACACCTCAGGCAGCAGAATAAAACCTGTATTGAGGTGATTGTCATCTAATGACGAACATTATTCATCTCTCAAAATATGGCCGAAGCAGGAGTAACATTGTGGAGAGGGTTGAACTGTTGGCTTAGCCACTGACTCTAATTTTTGGATGGCCCTAATGAAGATGGAAACAGGCAAAAGCTTCATTTCAATATGAAGTGCCACAGTGAAGACTCAGTACTGATACTTTAGTCTGGGGTCAGGACTAGTAAGAGATTTTGGGTCCTGACTCCAAACTGAGTTGAAAAGaattgttggaagcaattttcacGAACCTAGTCATTAATTGACTAAGAGGTGGTTCGGTGAAGAACACAGCCCAGTGCAAACTCAAATCAGcgaaagggttacctcagattacaacaggatctggaccagatggaccaatgggctgagaagtggcagatggagtttaattcagataaatgcgaggtgctgcattttgggaaagcaaatcttagcaggaattatacacttaatgggaaggtcctagggagtgttgctgaacaaagagaccttggagtgcaggttcatagctccttggaagtggagtcgcaggtagataggatagtgaagaaggtgtttggtatgctttcctttattggtcagagtattgagtacaggagttgggagatcatgttgtggctgtacaggacattggttaggccactattggaatattgcgtgcaattctggtctccttcctatcggaaagatgtgaaacttgaaagggttcagaaaacatttacaaggatgttgctaaggttggagggtttgagctgtagggagaggctgaacaggctggggctgttttccctagagcgttggaggctgaggggtgaccttatagaggtttacaaaattatgagaggcatggataggataaataggcaaagtcttttccctggggtcagggagtccagaactagagagcataggtttagggtgagaggggaaagatataaaagagacctacagagcaacattttcatacagagggtggtacgtgtatggaatgagctgccagaggaagtggtggaggctggtacaattgcaacatttaagaggcatttggatgggtatatgagtaggaagggtttggagggatatgggtcgggtgctggcaggtgagactagattgagttgggatatctggtcggcatggatgggttggaccaaaggatctgtttacatgctgtacatctctatgactcaatgactctaaatcTAACATTGCTGCTGTGGAAATTTACATACTGTACAGTTCATAATGATATATTGGTATCAATTTTTagctgggcttcagattggtttcacaggtctgcGCAACAGctaggggcgaagggcctgttctgtgctgtaatgttctatgttctataaagaaGGTGTACAAACAAAAAGGTGGGGTGGTGAGGGTGGAAATCAGAAAGGGATGAAACATTGGTTAATAGATGACAAACATATGCAGTTAAGTCATACCTACAGTCTACAGTTCATTTTTTGGTTTGATCTTTGTCCAGCTGAGGAAGACCAAGATTGCAAAAAGAATCCTGAAGAATGTGATTAAACAATGTCTCTTCAAACATCAGTAAAGGAAACTACACCCAGGTAAAGAGGTTTGCAACCATCGTTATATCAAGGGAAGGGAAAATCACCAGTTTTGGCAATTAATGCTAAATTATACTCAGCTTTGAATTTCTTTAGAATGGCCTTTGGTAGATCAGAGAATCACAAATATGTCTAAACCAGAATCTAAAATCAACAGAAACTAATGACAAAGCGCTGATCGGTAAAATATTTTCAGTCCAATTTTTGACTCATTTTCTAACATAAAGACTTCATCATTTTGTTGTAACAGTATTCATTGCTTTAGCAACAAGGTCAAGGTTATTGATAAAGAGATACCTATCATGCTGGTTTTATCCCTTTCTATATTTGTTTCCCAGGAAAGCTAACAGTAGCTCCAGCAGAGCTGGACAAAAGCAACTTGCTGGTGTTCCAAGGGTCCACTGTTGCAATGATGATAATGAAACAACTTCAGACATTTAACATGCCTTAATTATTGCCACATTAGCCAAGTTTTGCCAGTTAGTGGACAATGTTTCCACATCACTGGAAGTGACACCAGATAATTACTCCTGGATCAGAAATGGACAGAAATTTAACAGAATACTTAGTATTCTCCCTTTGCATATCCAAGCTACATCAGAAATCTCCCCAACATAACATGAGGGAAAATTAAGCTTGGTTGTTTTAAATGCAAAACTACTTTAAATTTTGGCTTTGTGCTTATTCAAATAATGATTAAGTAGTTAAATAATTTACTCATTTCCCTGATAAATATGAATGAAAGAGAATCAATCACTCCTAATATTCATAAAGTAAATAAGCAGAACAAGATTTTAAATCAGAGTTtaattttccacagtaaacaccacATCATGTGATCCCAGAGATCAGCTGAAATTGAAAGTATATCTAACAGTTTGATAAGAGTTTTATGAAACGGAAGATTATAGTGTTAAAATGTTTATTAAAAATTAACTGCGACTAACATTGCAGAGTACCTTTTTTTGTTGCATGTAGCCCACAATATTCTTTGGAAAAGTTATAATACAATTCAAGCACTTTTTTTAACAAACAATCTTTATTACTGAAACCCATTTACTAACTGCCATTACAAGAGCAAACAAAGAATCAGAGATTGATTGTTTGATATAAAATAATCTAGAAggtaacaaaaataaacaaaaagttAACAGAATTTAATGTTTTATATTTTTCTGTTCCTTACCACAGGGAAAAGGAACAAAAGATTCTACATTCGTCTGTGACACACAGTACATTAGAAATACCACAATCTGCTAAATCTTACAGCAATTTAGAAATTTAAGTACCCCAACAAAATACCGTGCTGTAACAGTCAAGCTTTTAGGTGCAGGAAATAGTAACAGCTTTAAGAAGTCATGGAAATTAAAAGTTCATCATATTCTCTGGTCATTGTGTGTCTGCACATCTCTGAAAattgcttttttttatttttcaacAGTTATCAACGCAGTTTTAAAAAATCTCATGAAACGTTTTTTTCATAGTGTCACATTGTTTCTATCTCACCCCATTCCATCTTTCCTGATACATTACTACATTAGTATCGTCAATCAGAGATTAGTTTTCATTCAGGATGAACAGGCAGCTGTAGATGCAATGCTGGAAAATTATGCCTCCAAGTCTGTTAATTGAAGTAGTCAAGAACAAGTGGGGAAATGTATGATGCTGGCAGAATTTGGGTGAAGTGTGAAGATGGCAGAGAAGGTGTAAAATAAACAAAACTGGTTATTTTATAGGGAACCTCTTAATATCACCAAGCTCCCATTATTTCTCACCTTCCTCCTGCCTTGTCTTTTCTTTCTCCTTCCCTTTATTCACAAGAGGAAGAACATGAAAGTGAAATGGATATAAAAATATGTTACCACACCAAGCAGCACACAGAGATAACACAGAGTTAATGACATTTTGTTTGTCCACACAAATCCAGTATTTAGAAATTACAACTAAACTGAAAAATACATCTGACTGTTCAGAGTGAGGTAAAGAGGGAGCCTAATAAACTTCAAGAGAAGCACCAAACATTGTTAGTTTGAAGGGTTTTCCAAACAGTCTCTTTTGACTTTGTGCAATTGAACCCAAGATAAAGAAGAAATGCAAACAGAATTATTGTTATCTCAGTATGTCAGTATGTCTATAAAAAGTTTTGAAAAACCCCTCATAATCAGAAAGGCCAGTATAATTTCTACCAAGCTTATAATTTGAAAAGTTAACGTGGAGGATTAATGGTAAAATGTGGAATGTTTCTATGAAAGAATAACAGTGGAATAAAAAGTGACTTCAAAAAATCACGTTGAAAATCAAGCACATGGTAGATTTTAGACTTTCACCATTGGATCATGAATTTGATTTCAACCCAATGTAAATGGCCCCAATGCCTCACTGTAAAAGTTTTGGGCAATCTCAGTACAGTATTCACCAGTTGATGCAATTTTCCAGATGCAACTTTACCAAAATTCTATGGATCAGAAAGACCCAGGATGGGGTGAATGCATGAGACCGGGGAGGATGGAAGTGTTTACTCCAGATTTAATCATGATTGTATTTCAGCTAAGAAAGAGATTTTGCTGAGAAGGGatgtgaaattattgaagtgtcaGATTTTACCCAGCCTGTTCATCGGAAATGGGAGCAGgtgcagctctctctctaccccgctcatCTTTGCACTTGACAGAAAGTGCAAATCAAATGAGATTTAAAACAATATCTGAGCAGAACCCATTCCATTCCCACTAGGTTGGTGGCTTAATAACGATCTTCCATGCCCTTGCAATAATCCTCTTGAAGGGATGAATTTCACAAATAAAAACTAATAAAATTCTGTAATCCAGTTGAGAAAAATTCATGAACATATTTATAAAACAAATCCTGGAGCTGGTAGGTGAGACAGTTGAATCTGCTAATCAGAACACCAGGTCTAAATGAGACTTTCATTATTTCCTTCATTTTCATGTTAATTAAGACCTGCAAGTTTTAGGTAAATTCTCTTTGTCATGGATGTCTAAACCATTGAATTATCAGACAAATGGCACATTACTGAGGATAGTGCTTCCATGCAGCGCACAGCCCACGTAGTTTTGTGTATGAACTTAACAGCACAATGCCAGCAGAATGCAGTTACAGTCTGCTAATATTCCAGGGAGAGGGCTTCAGTTCAGTGAGATATTCATCCACATCTTTCTCATTTTCCTGCATTCAAGttatggataaagttaaaaacaaAACCTAATCTGTTAATAAGCAAACAGAACTGTTATCAGATCATTTGTTCGGTTTGATTACGAAAGACCCAAACATCATTATCCCATATCTCCATGGTAACCATCCTGTTGAAAGCCAGCAACAACGAAGCTTTATCTATTTTACACATCACCTGAGGATGCTGGAGCACTGCTGTATGTTGGCGCCATTAGCAGGGTGTAGATCATTCCATATGATGATTTGATATTAATTCTTGATGGAATTCTATTCTGTGCATTTCTACAT contains these protein-coding regions:
- the tmem234 gene encoding transmembrane protein 234 isoform X3 yields the protein MNCDDDCELQSDHGQCKVHHIRCYNCGRRKSKQEDDCCGDKCSYSHRCVKEKTDEHYFDSRINDAPSKHLQEKSLFAWNNANPENQTGRAWIRQSSSLLPYDWEDDCEMVDWVIDQYVQDDHSIAAFYKGKIIQTLNDALGITSETANSENLPKTLQNQLLDTNIPDIPKLCSESVVSDCQPAEELPEIESLKPLNSRPPSPCSSPPVLSDIALPPVEPDISQPAEEDQDCKKNPEECD
- the tmem234 gene encoding transmembrane protein 234 isoform X2, which encodes MLQEKKCTECGNGQHLKRNYQGNGEQTPAIKSCSEDRLIEKRGSPTNGRKSSQKTMNCDDDCELQSDHGQCKVHHIRCYNCGRRKSKQEDDCCGDKCSYSHRCVKEKTDEHYFDSRINDAPSKHLQEKSLFAWNNANPENQTGRAWIRQSSSLLPYDWEDDCEMVDWVIDQYVQDDHSIAAFYKGKIIQTLNDALGITSETANSENLPKTLQNQLLDTNIPDIPKLCSESVVSDCQPAEELPEIESLKPLNSRPPSPCSSPPVLSDIALPPVEPDISQPAEEDQDCKKNPEECD